A stretch of Carnobacterium iners DNA encodes these proteins:
- a CDS encoding GNAT family N-acetyltransferase, which produces MESIETERLLLVAYKINYIEATLLGKENLSHVSGYDVSSEWPGIEFSFYLPFALEELKKRPEMEKWTRLIILKKENKIIGEISMQGNAGARWIPELGYGIVDSYSNQGFVSEAIKLFLKWSVEMENISFIKAKTFSRNKKSQHILENNGFIKTGEGIIGRDEKVIEFEWKNKYK; this is translated from the coding sequence ATGGAAAGTATAGAAACGGAAAGGTTATTATTAGTTGCTTATAAAATCAACTATATTGAAGCGACTTTATTAGGAAAAGAAAATTTAAGTCATGTATCAGGATATGATGTAAGCAGTGAATGGCCAGGTATCGAGTTTTCTTTTTATTTACCCTTCGCGCTAGAGGAGTTAAAAAAAAGGCCTGAAATGGAAAAATGGACAAGGTTAATTATTTTAAAAAAAGAAAATAAAATTATTGGAGAAATAAGCATGCAAGGCAACGCTGGTGCGAGATGGATTCCAGAACTGGGATATGGAATTGTTGATTCTTATTCAAATCAAGGTTTTGTATCCGAAGCAATAAAACTATTTCTAAAGTGGTCAGTAGAAATGGAAAATATTTCATTTATTAAAGCTAAAACTTTTTCTAGAAATAAAAAGTCACAACATATATTGGAAAATAATGGATTTATTAAAACTGGAGAAGGTATAATTGGAAGAGATGAAAAGGTCATTGAGTTTGAGTGGAAAAATAAGTATAAGTAA
- a CDS encoding GlsB/YeaQ/YmgE family stress response membrane protein, with translation MMGFIWSLIVGGVLGAVAGMILGKDVPGGIIGNIIVGFIGSWIGSSLFGSWGPVIGGFAILPALIGAVALIFIFSLIMGRRKG, from the coding sequence ATAATGGGATTTATTTGGTCATTAATTGTAGGTGGCGTTTTAGGCGCTGTAGCAGGAATGATTTTAGGCAAGGACGTACCGGGAGGAATCATCGGTAATATTATCGTAGGATTCATCGGTTCATGGATTGGCTCTTCATTATTTGGTAGCTGGGGTCCAGTTATCGGTGGTTTTGCTATCTTACCTGCATTAATTGGTGCTGTAGCACTAATCTTTATCTTTTCACTTATTATGGGAAGACGTAAAGGCTAA
- a CDS encoding YggS family pyridoxal phosphate-dependent enzyme, with amino-acid sequence MINIKENVLQFEEKFNYSLNKEKLKKTSVQVVAVTKNRSVQLTKELVQEGFYHLAENRPEGLLEKQNELNNQNIIWHFIGNLQTRKVKKIINHIDFLHSLDRLSLAKEINNRAEDRVSCFVQVNVSGEGSKSGVHPEQLEKFILQLSEYPKIHIIGLMTMAPLTDDENAIRNVFSTLKICQRKIAQKKLSYAPCAELSMGMSGDYQIAIEEGATYIRIGSLFFQE; translated from the coding sequence ATGATAAATATAAAAGAGAACGTCCTGCAGTTTGAAGAGAAATTTAACTATTCTTTGAATAAAGAGAAACTAAAAAAAACTAGTGTCCAAGTTGTTGCAGTAACAAAAAATAGATCTGTTCAATTAACAAAAGAGTTAGTTCAAGAAGGTTTTTATCATTTAGCAGAAAACCGTCCTGAAGGATTACTTGAAAAACAGAATGAATTAAACAACCAAAATATTATTTGGCATTTTATTGGAAATTTACAAACAAGAAAAGTAAAAAAAATTATTAATCATATTGATTTTCTGCATTCTCTTGACCGTTTATCTTTGGCAAAAGAAATTAACAATCGAGCAGAGGATAGAGTGTCTTGTTTTGTACAGGTCAACGTCAGTGGGGAAGGTTCTAAAAGTGGAGTCCATCCAGAACAGTTAGAAAAGTTTATTTTACAGTTAAGTGAGTATCCTAAGATCCATATTATTGGTTTGATGACGATGGCTCCACTGACTGATGATGAAAATGCAATAAGAAATGTTTTTTCAACATTAAAAATCTGTCAGAGAAAAATAGCACAGAAAAAATTGTCTTACGCTCCTTGTGCAGAACTTAGTATGGGGATGAGTGGAGATTACCAAATCGCTATTGAAGAAGGGGCAACTTATATCAGGATAGGTAGTTTGTTTTTTCAAGAGTAA
- a CDS encoding 5-bromo-4-chloroindolyl phosphate hydrolysis family protein produces the protein MNDFSKNIIAVLRYTFTSVSTILFFLLLVFIFNLDFWWSLIISIALGSVFFYMQNDNETKKPSTKLKKVSAEKENFYKSNGLNKEEMNFFRETMYLAKTQILILERNMYSISKLTAIEKRNNTLHLVKSLFKEITENPRRLNEANKFLYVHLSSLVDLTNKYIEIDQHEVKSKATYDVLNESALTIDEMCHLIAVDYVAFKSEDFDDMSIEVELAKKTIERDSTDFEIIENQEL, from the coding sequence ATGAATGATTTTTCTAAAAATATTATCGCCGTACTACGTTATACTTTTACTAGTGTCTCTACAATTCTATTTTTTTTACTTTTAGTCTTTATTTTTAATTTAGATTTTTGGTGGTCCCTGATCATTAGTATTGCACTCGGCAGTGTCTTTTTCTACATGCAAAATGATAATGAAACCAAGAAGCCATCCACTAAGCTAAAAAAAGTATCTGCTGAAAAAGAAAATTTTTATAAATCTAATGGTTTAAATAAAGAAGAAATGAATTTCTTTAGAGAAACAATGTATCTTGCGAAAACTCAAATTTTAATTTTGGAAAGAAACATGTACTCTATTTCAAAGTTAACGGCTATCGAAAAGCGCAACAATACTTTACACCTAGTTAAATCTTTATTCAAAGAGATTACAGAAAATCCGCGTCGTTTAAATGAAGCTAACAAATTTCTTTATGTTCATTTATCCTCTTTAGTTGATTTGACAAATAAATATATTGAAATTGATCAACATGAAGTTAAAAGTAAAGCAACATATGATGTACTCAATGAGAGCGCACTAACTATAGACGAAATGTGCCACTTAATTGCAGTAGACTATGTCGCTTTTAAGTCAGAGGATTTCGATGATATGAGTATTGAGGTAGAACTTGCAAAAAAAACAATTGAGCGAGATAGTACAGATTTTGAAATAATAGAAAACCAAGAATTATAA
- a CDS encoding YggT family protein, whose protein sequence is MDILYFIYLILSRLIQAYSTLIIIYILMSWFPGAYQSKIGQIIVRLCEPYLGFFRRFIPPIGMISFSGIVAIVVLNLAQRGLFSLYQIIARVILGF, encoded by the coding sequence ATGGATATATTATATTTTATTTACCTTATTTTATCGAGATTGATTCAAGCTTATTCGACTCTTATTATTATCTACATTTTGATGTCTTGGTTTCCGGGAGCTTATCAATCAAAAATCGGACAAATTATTGTTCGACTTTGTGAACCGTATTTAGGATTTTTTAGACGTTTTATCCCTCCAATTGGTATGATTAGTTTTTCTGGAATTGTAGCTATAGTCGTATTAAATTTAGCCCAAAGAGGATTATTCTCACTTTATCAAATAATAGCAAGAGTAATTTTAGGCTTCTAA
- the ileS gene encoding isoleucine--tRNA ligase: protein MKMKETLQLGKTAFPMRGNLPVRELEWQKDWEEKDIYGQRQELNKDKPTFILHDGPPYANGNIHIGHALNKISKDVIVRYKSMTGFRSPYVPGWDTHGLPIEQALTNKGVKRKEMSVAKFRELCEDYAWEQINKQRDDFKRLGVAGEWDNPYVTLTPEYEEAQIRVFGKMAEKGYIYKGLKPIYWSPSSESALAEAEIEYKDVKSASIYVAFKIIDGKGLIDEFTSLIIWTTTPWTIPSNLGIAVHPEYDYVVILADGKKYVLAKDLVDAVTQEIGWESVEIVSELKGKDMELMTAQHPMYDRASLVILGDHVTLEAGTGLVHTAPGHGDDDYIVGQKYKLGVLSPVDDKGCFTDEAPGLEGVFYDKGNKIITDILKEKDALLKLDFFMHSYPHDWRTKKPVIFRATPQWFASIDLFREEILEAIKKVNWTQQWGMQRLYNMVRDRGDWVISRQRAWGVPLPIFYGENNEPIITPETTNHIAKLFGEFGSNVWFEREAVDLLPIGFTHPSSPNNVFTKEKDIMDVWFDSGSSHEAVLKGRNNLSFPADMYLEGSDQYRGWFNSSITTSIAINGEAPYKTVLSQGMVLDGDGRKMSKSLGNTMSPDKVTKQMGADIIRLWVSSVDSQADVRVSDEILKQVSEVYRKIRNTMRFLLANTSDFKSQNHAIEFDDLRSVDKYMMVRLNKLVEKVEMNYEKYEFPAIYQLINNFCTVDLSQFYLDFAKDVVYIEAEDSYERRAMQTVFHTVLVKLTKLLTPILPHTAEEIWSLLGEKEKFVQLAEMPQVEFYENETELMDMWNAFMTIRQDVQKALEEARNDKEIGKSFEAKLTIYPTIPTRDLFTALNSNIEQLLIVSDLIIAEDKKDAPETALQFDSLAIVVEHAHGETCERCRAIKEDVGTNEIAPTLCVRCADIVSKNFPEALVPEQ, encoded by the coding sequence ATGAAAATGAAAGAAACGTTGCAATTAGGAAAAACAGCTTTTCCAATGCGTGGTAATTTACCTGTACGCGAACTAGAATGGCAAAAAGATTGGGAAGAAAAAGATATCTACGGCCAACGACAAGAGCTAAATAAAGATAAACCCACTTTTATTTTACACGATGGACCTCCATATGCTAATGGGAATATTCATATTGGTCATGCCTTAAATAAAATTAGTAAAGATGTTATTGTTCGCTACAAATCAATGACAGGTTTTCGTTCTCCTTATGTACCAGGATGGGATACACATGGCTTACCAATAGAGCAAGCCTTAACAAATAAGGGTGTTAAACGTAAAGAAATGTCTGTGGCTAAATTTCGCGAATTATGTGAAGATTATGCATGGGAACAAATCAATAAACAACGAGATGATTTTAAGCGTTTAGGTGTTGCAGGTGAATGGGATAATCCTTACGTTACGTTGACACCTGAATATGAAGAAGCGCAAATTCGTGTTTTCGGTAAAATGGCTGAAAAAGGTTATATATACAAAGGGTTAAAACCAATCTACTGGTCTCCTTCAAGCGAGTCCGCTTTAGCTGAAGCAGAGATTGAGTACAAAGACGTCAAATCTGCAAGTATTTATGTTGCTTTTAAGATTATTGATGGAAAAGGGTTGATTGATGAGTTTACCTCACTAATTATTTGGACAACAACTCCTTGGACTATTCCATCAAATCTAGGTATCGCGGTTCATCCAGAATATGACTATGTGGTTATCTTAGCTGACGGAAAAAAATACGTTTTAGCGAAAGATTTAGTTGATGCAGTAACTCAAGAAATCGGTTGGGAAAGCGTAGAAATCGTTAGTGAACTTAAAGGGAAAGATATGGAATTAATGACAGCTCAGCACCCTATGTATGATCGAGCATCATTAGTTATTTTAGGAGATCATGTTACATTAGAAGCAGGTACTGGATTAGTTCATACAGCTCCTGGACATGGTGATGATGACTACATCGTTGGACAAAAATATAAATTAGGTGTTCTATCACCAGTTGACGATAAAGGGTGTTTTACAGATGAAGCTCCTGGTTTAGAAGGCGTATTTTATGATAAAGGGAATAAAATTATTACAGATATTTTGAAAGAAAAAGACGCTTTGTTAAAATTAGATTTCTTTATGCATAGTTACCCTCATGACTGGCGTACAAAAAAACCGGTTATTTTCCGTGCAACACCACAATGGTTTGCTTCCATTGATCTTTTCAGAGAAGAAATTCTAGAAGCGATTAAAAAAGTGAATTGGACTCAGCAATGGGGCATGCAACGTCTTTATAATATGGTTCGCGATCGTGGCGATTGGGTTATTTCTCGCCAGCGTGCGTGGGGTGTGCCACTACCCATTTTTTATGGTGAAAATAATGAGCCTATTATTACGCCAGAAACAACAAATCATATTGCAAAACTATTTGGTGAGTTTGGTTCAAATGTTTGGTTTGAACGTGAAGCTGTCGATTTATTGCCTATAGGATTTACACATCCTTCTAGTCCAAACAATGTCTTTACTAAAGAAAAAGATATAATGGATGTCTGGTTTGATTCCGGTTCATCACATGAAGCAGTTTTAAAAGGAAGAAACAACTTATCGTTTCCTGCAGACATGTATTTAGAAGGTTCAGATCAATATCGTGGTTGGTTCAACTCTAGTATCACAACTAGTATTGCTATCAATGGTGAAGCACCTTATAAAACTGTTTTATCTCAAGGAATGGTGTTAGATGGTGATGGGCGCAAGATGAGTAAATCGCTTGGTAATACAATGTCTCCTGATAAAGTAACGAAACAAATGGGTGCCGATATCATTCGTTTATGGGTTTCAAGTGTTGATTCTCAAGCAGATGTCCGTGTAAGTGATGAGATTTTGAAACAAGTTTCAGAAGTATATCGTAAGATTCGTAATACTATGCGCTTTTTATTAGCGAATACATCTGATTTTAAATCACAAAATCATGCTATAGAGTTTGATGATTTACGTTCAGTAGATAAATATATGATGGTTCGATTAAATAAACTTGTTGAAAAAGTAGAAATGAATTACGAAAAATATGAATTTCCAGCAATCTATCAATTAATCAATAATTTTTGTACCGTCGATTTATCTCAGTTCTATTTAGACTTTGCAAAAGACGTTGTTTACATTGAAGCAGAGGATTCTTATGAACGTAGAGCAATGCAAACGGTCTTCCATACAGTGCTTGTTAAATTAACTAAATTATTAACACCTATTTTGCCTCATACAGCAGAAGAAATTTGGAGTCTATTAGGTGAAAAAGAGAAATTTGTTCAATTAGCTGAAATGCCACAAGTTGAATTTTATGAAAATGAAACAGAGTTAATGGACATGTGGAATGCATTTATGACTATTCGTCAAGATGTTCAAAAGGCATTAGAAGAGGCACGTAATGATAAGGAAATTGGTAAGTCTTTTGAAGCTAAGTTAACTATTTATCCTACTATACCAACAAGAGATTTATTCACAGCATTAAATAGTAATATAGAACAATTATTAATTGTATCGGACTTAATAATTGCAGAAGACAAAAAAGATGCACCAGAAACGGCTTTACAATTTGATTCATTGGCTATTGTAGTTGAACATGCTCATGGGGAGACTTGTGAAAGATGTCGTGCAATCAAAGAAGACGTAGGAACAAATGAAATAGCCCCAACTCTTTGCGTACGTTGTGCAGACATTGTTTCAAAGAATTTCCCAGAAGCTCTTGTGCCAGAACAATAA
- a CDS encoding 5'-methylthioadenosine/adenosylhomocysteine nucleosidase, whose translation MRIGIIGAMEEEIILLKSKMESPKEWLQANALFISGEIEGHQVVLVQSGIGKVNAAIAATLLISQCEVETLINTGSAGGIGKGLAVGDIVVSTEVAYHDVDATIFNYEIGQVPQMPARYTADKRLVKMTIAAAKNVGLHPIEGLIVTSDSFIAGKIQKEKIMEDFPDALAAEMEGAAIAQVCYQFKKSFVIVRAMSDVANEEASISFDEFIIEAGKKSANMVLELLKISM comes from the coding sequence ATGAGAATTGGAATTATCGGCGCTATGGAAGAAGAAATTATTTTACTGAAATCAAAAATGGAATCTCCAAAAGAATGGCTTCAAGCTAATGCTTTATTTATATCTGGAGAAATAGAAGGACACCAAGTTGTCCTTGTGCAATCAGGTATTGGAAAAGTGAATGCAGCAATTGCAGCTACGTTATTAATTTCTCAATGCGAAGTGGAAACGTTAATTAATACTGGTTCTGCTGGTGGAATAGGTAAAGGGTTGGCAGTTGGAGATATTGTTGTCTCGACTGAAGTGGCTTATCATGATGTGGATGCGACTATTTTTAATTATGAAATAGGACAAGTACCGCAGATGCCAGCTCGTTATACGGCTGATAAACGACTTGTTAAAATGACAATTGCCGCAGCTAAGAATGTTGGATTGCACCCAATTGAAGGATTAATTGTAACAAGTGATTCATTTATTGCTGGGAAAATTCAAAAAGAAAAAATAATGGAAGATTTTCCAGATGCATTAGCAGCAGAAATGGAAGGAGCAGCAATCGCTCAAGTTTGTTACCAATTCAAAAAATCTTTTGTTATCGTAAGAGCAATGTCTGATGTTGCAAATGAAGAAGCTAGTATTAGTTTTGATGAATTTATTATTGAAGCTGGAAAAAAATCAGCAAATATGGTTTTAGAATTATTAAAAATCAGTATGTAA
- a CDS encoding cell division protein SepF, with product MGIKNKFSRFFELDEEDELDSIYDQGIPSSSRSGESRTSQDNDKSIPIINTKREKANNKVVSFNQQTSTKQAKITIIEPRIYSEVQEIADILLREESVVLNFFRMDEEQAKRIVDFLTGTVYALGGDIQRIGNEIFLCTPESVDIDGALTDIMREKDLY from the coding sequence ATGGGAATAAAAAATAAATTTAGTCGTTTTTTTGAATTAGACGAGGAAGACGAGTTGGACTCAATTTATGATCAAGGAATTCCCTCTTCTTCTAGAAGTGGAGAATCCAGAACGTCACAGGATAATGATAAAAGTATTCCTATTATTAATACTAAGCGAGAGAAAGCGAATAATAAAGTTGTTTCGTTTAATCAGCAAACTTCAACAAAACAAGCTAAAATTACAATTATTGAACCTCGAATATACTCGGAAGTACAAGAAATAGCAGATATTTTGTTGAGAGAAGAGTCCGTTGTATTGAACTTTTTTCGGATGGATGAAGAACAAGCAAAAAGAATTGTAGATTTTTTAACAGGCACCGTTTATGCTTTAGGTGGAGACATTCAGCGGATTGGCAATGAAATATTTTTATGTACTCCTGAAAGTGTAGACATTGATGGTGCACTAACAGATATTATGCGTGAAAAAGATTTATATTAG
- the macP gene encoding cell wall synthase accessory phosphoprotein MacP, with translation MDQKTRAELREIKEKEKKERKKRSKKRDKVEKDYQKKLEKKDKSLKSRKTENEKYRSIDKLLTKAIIFVSILLIILLIIVFLI, from the coding sequence ATGGATCAAAAAACAAGAGCTGAATTGCGAGAAATTAAGGAAAAAGAAAAAAAAGAAAGAAAAAAAAGAAGCAAAAAACGAGATAAAGTTGAAAAAGATTATCAAAAAAAATTAGAAAAAAAAGATAAATCTTTAAAGAGTAGAAAAACAGAAAATGAAAAATACCGAAGTATTGATAAACTTTTAACAAAAGCGATTATTTTTGTCTCTATATTGCTTATTATTTTATTAATAATCGTTTTTTTAATCTAA
- a CDS encoding DivIVA domain-containing protein, protein MVLTPLDIHNKEFRVKMRGYDQDEVNDYLDQIIKDYEMVLKENRELEKNLKFSEEKVTHYNNLQDALNKSIIVAQDAADRLKENSIKEAELIGLEAETNANRLLDEAVDKAKKIATETDELRKQSKIFKQRLQLMLESQLEMVKNEEWEDILKPLQDDILKIPTLRALFFEIEHGEDQEEMTEIVNDEELEDNENQNIEGMTPAIELP, encoded by the coding sequence ATGGTGTTAACTCCTTTGGATATACATAACAAAGAGTTCCGTGTCAAGATGCGTGGATATGACCAAGACGAAGTGAACGATTATTTGGATCAGATTATTAAAGACTATGAAATGGTTTTGAAAGAAAATCGAGAATTAGAGAAAAATTTAAAATTTTCTGAAGAAAAAGTAACACATTATAATAATCTACAAGATGCTTTGAATAAATCTATTATTGTGGCCCAAGATGCTGCAGATCGTTTAAAAGAGAATTCTATAAAAGAAGCAGAGTTAATTGGTTTAGAGGCTGAAACAAATGCAAATCGTTTACTCGATGAAGCAGTTGATAAAGCTAAAAAAATTGCAACTGAGACAGATGAACTAAGAAAACAAAGTAAAATTTTTAAACAACGATTACAATTGATGCTTGAATCTCAGTTAGAAATGGTGAAAAATGAAGAATGGGAAGATATTTTAAAACCTTTACAAGATGATATATTAAAAATCCCAACTTTAAGAGCACTATTTTTTGAAATTGAACATGGTGAAGATCAAGAAGAGATGACAGAAATAGTAAATGATGAAGAGTTAGAAGATAATGAAAATCAAAATATTGAAGGTATGACACCGGCAATTGAGTTACCATAG
- a CDS encoding RNA-binding protein yields the protein MIENVYQHFRKEERPFIDQVTGWVRECEDQYTPYLTNFLDPRQVYIVETIVGKRSGIKIYSFGGYQMAERNRLYICPEYFIPKQEDFEVSLFEIRYPIKFTKLSHGKILGTLLSTGLKRDYFGDIISDGERWQFFISDSMKSFVQIQIEKIGNVTIRFVEKTYLDILKPIDSWTIVQETVSSMRLDTIVANLFNISRQRSKQMIESGKIKLNWSEITQPDFELGILDIVSVRGFGRLQVQEIEGKTKKDKWRIKFGVLHK from the coding sequence ATGATAGAAAATGTTTATCAACATTTTAGAAAAGAAGAGCGTCCTTTTATTGATCAAGTTACCGGTTGGGTTAGAGAATGCGAAGATCAATATACGCCGTATTTAACAAATTTTTTAGATCCCAGACAAGTCTATATAGTGGAAACAATTGTTGGTAAAAGAAGTGGAATAAAAATCTATTCTTTTGGTGGTTATCAAATGGCTGAAAGAAATAGATTATATATATGTCCCGAATACTTTATTCCTAAACAAGAAGATTTTGAAGTATCTCTTTTCGAAATACGCTATCCTATTAAATTTACAAAATTATCTCATGGTAAAATCCTTGGAACATTACTTTCAACAGGTTTGAAAAGAGATTATTTTGGAGATATTATTTCTGATGGCGAACGTTGGCAATTTTTCATTAGTGATAGTATGAAATCATTTGTTCAAATTCAAATCGAAAAAATAGGTAACGTCACTATTAGATTTGTAGAAAAAACGTATTTAGATATTTTGAAACCAATTGATAGTTGGACAATCGTTCAAGAGACCGTTTCTTCCATGCGTTTGGATACGATTGTTGCTAACCTGTTTAATATTTCTAGACAACGCTCAAAACAAATGATTGAATCCGGGAAAATTAAATTAAATTGGTCAGAAATAACCCAACCAGATTTTGAATTAGGTATTTTAGATATTGTTTCTGTACGTGGATTTGGTCGCTTACAAGTTCAAGAAATAGAAGGAAAGACAAAAAAAGATAAATGGCGTATAAAATTTGGAGTCTTGCATAAGTAA
- a CDS encoding toxic anion resistance protein: protein MVDDMSRNNLSIKEVNSELNELLSNPFGDASLNKLSVKDSVENDMVETEKVDRLINRLPEERQKQARDLAEQIDVTNIQSVMSYGAAAQQKLGEFSHAMLNQVQNSDTGEIGDSLNDLMFRLNEANPEDLRAEDNNVFKKIFGRVRKSIYEMTAKYQKIGAQIDKISVKLDKEKNALISDNLMLEQLYQKNKDYFDALNIYIAAGELKIDELTTAFIPEAIKSAENSSNQMDVQIVNDLNQFLDRLEKRTYDLKLARQMTIQQAPQIRLIQNTNQALAEKIQSSINTAIPLWKNQIAIALTLLRQKDAVTAQRQVSETTNDLLKKNSEMLKISTIETAKENERGIIDIETLQQTQNDLVETLQETLQIQKTGRLKRKEAEIELSVMEDSLKNKLLELTSDQS, encoded by the coding sequence ATGGTAGATGACATGTCAAGAAATAATCTTTCAATTAAAGAAGTAAACTCTGAGTTAAATGAATTGTTATCAAATCCTTTTGGAGATGCTAGTTTAAATAAACTTTCTGTAAAAGATTCAGTTGAAAATGATATGGTTGAAACCGAAAAAGTTGATCGTTTAATTAACCGATTACCAGAAGAACGTCAGAAACAAGCTAGAGATTTAGCTGAACAAATTGATGTTACAAATATTCAATCTGTTATGAGCTATGGAGCTGCTGCACAACAAAAATTAGGTGAATTTTCCCACGCTATGCTAAATCAAGTTCAAAATTCGGATACAGGTGAAATAGGTGATTCCTTAAACGATTTGATGTTTCGCCTGAACGAAGCTAATCCTGAAGACTTAAGAGCGGAAGACAATAATGTTTTCAAAAAAATATTTGGACGAGTCAGAAAATCAATCTATGAAATGACAGCAAAATACCAAAAAATTGGTGCACAAATTGATAAAATTAGTGTCAAGTTAGATAAAGAAAAAAACGCTTTAATTAGTGATAATCTTATGTTAGAACAACTTTATCAAAAAAATAAAGACTATTTTGATGCTTTGAATATTTATATCGCAGCTGGCGAGCTTAAAATTGACGAGCTAACTACTGCGTTTATTCCTGAAGCTATCAAGAGCGCTGAAAATAGTTCAAATCAGATGGATGTTCAAATTGTTAATGACTTAAATCAATTTTTAGATCGCTTAGAAAAAAGAACCTATGATTTGAAACTAGCTCGTCAGATGACCATTCAGCAAGCTCCTCAAATACGTTTAATCCAAAATACGAATCAAGCTTTAGCAGAAAAAATTCAATCTTCTATCAACACAGCTATTCCCCTTTGGAAAAATCAAATTGCAATCGCGTTAACCTTATTGCGTCAAAAAGATGCTGTTACCGCTCAACGACAAGTATCAGAAACAACAAATGACTTATTAAAAAAAAATTCAGAAATGTTAAAAATATCTACTATTGAAACAGCAAAAGAAAATGAACGTGGCATCATTGATATTGAAACGTTACAACAAACTCAAAATGATTTAGTAGAAACTTTACAAGAAACATTGCAAATTCAGAAAACAGGTCGTTTAAAGCGAAAAGAAGCTGAAATTGAATTATCTGTTATGGAAGATTCTTTAAAAAATAAGCTTCTCGAGTTGACTAGCGATCAATCTTAA
- a CDS encoding NUDIX hydrolase, translating to MKFKEETIKSDCIYKGKITEYWVDEVLLPNGKKSTRELVKHAGAVAIMPFTIDGKMIFVKQFRKAIEKTILEIPAGIIDKTDINPIETGKRELEEETGYQAKVFELETSFYSSPGFSNELLYIYRAEELTKIECPLAQDEDEFIELTTLSFEEAWTAYEEKLIIDAKTVFALFYWKMKRQLEQMNR from the coding sequence ATGAAATTTAAAGAAGAAACGATTAAAAGCGACTGTATTTACAAAGGAAAAATTACAGAATATTGGGTAGATGAAGTACTTCTACCAAACGGAAAAAAATCAACTCGTGAACTAGTAAAGCATGCTGGCGCAGTTGCAATAATGCCTTTTACAATAGATGGAAAAATGATTTTTGTTAAGCAATTTCGTAAAGCAATTGAAAAAACGATACTAGAGATACCAGCAGGAATAATTGATAAAACGGATATAAATCCAATAGAAACTGGGAAAAGAGAGCTGGAAGAAGAAACAGGTTACCAGGCCAAAGTTTTTGAACTAGAAACATCATTTTATTCATCACCTGGGTTTTCAAATGAACTCTTATACATTTATCGAGCTGAAGAATTGACAAAAATAGAATGTCCTCTTGCACAAGATGAAGATGAGTTTATTGAACTTACAACCTTATCTTTTGAAGAAGCATGGACTGCTTATGAGGAAAAATTAATAATTGATGCTAAAACAGTATTTGCTCTTTTTTATTGGAAGATGAAACGACAATTGGAACAAATGAATAGATGA
- a CDS encoding YueI family protein, with amino-acid sequence MGSDNMQNYLSKGMYGAHQTKPDERQKYLGSLRERIYLSITIEQLSSTDYSKEVKKEITQHPKNTLLFNGSVDIKDLDSYIKLSNQLDCSFRIVTDENAEKSNIGLVYVAPQAVNIEIINVVEKYPNSDKKLEKEVTKKKSFFKKFFS; translated from the coding sequence ATGGGTTCAGATAACATGCAAAACTATTTAAGCAAAGGTATGTATGGAGCTCATCAGACTAAACCCGATGAGCGTCAAAAATATCTTGGAAGCTTAAGAGAACGCATTTATTTATCCATAACTATCGAGCAATTGTCTTCGACAGATTATTCAAAAGAAGTAAAGAAAGAAATAACTCAACATCCAAAGAATACATTATTATTTAATGGCTCTGTTGACATAAAAGATTTAGATTCCTACATTAAATTAAGTAACCAGTTAGACTGTTCTTTTAGAATTGTAACAGACGAAAACGCTGAGAAAAGTAATATTGGACTAGTTTACGTTGCTCCACAAGCAGTTAATATTGAAATTATTAATGTTGTGGAAAAATATCCAAATTCTGATAAAAAACTAGAAAAGGAAGTTACTAAAAAGAAATCCTTTTTTAAAAAGTTCTTTTCGTAG